CGATCCGGCACAAACCTCACTGAGATCGATACGTCAGATTGTGAGAATTCGCTGTCCAGTTTGAAGCGGCTTGCAACGCGCCTCAATGTCAAGGATCCTGCAAAGGTGCTACCTGGTGGAGGCAATGGTACtcacagtagtagtagtagcagcagcagcagtagcagcagttcTTCAAGTAGTTGTGGCGGTGCCGGCACTGCCGGAGGAACTAGCGGCAACGAAACTGATAGCTGCGAGGACAACGAAGAGGACGCTTCCCAGCCACCGATGACAGGGATGAATGGGATGAATGCTGAAGTTGTTGATCGCGATGAGGATCAACAGCGGAACATTAATAACAACGTGAAGCGAAAATCGGATGATGCAACGGGTTCCGACGATACCGAAGCAAAGCGTGTCCGGTACGTGACCGAATTGGAAGGAACTTCAGTGGCTCCTAACCAACCCGCAGCAGCAccgaaacattgcctatcggTAGAAGGAGCTGCGAGCAGCAATTGCTAGTACGAAGGCGATGAATACCAGTTGATACTACTACTAataccagcaccaccaccgccacgcCAAGATGGTGTTCGGTAATGGTGGACTGTGATGCAGTTTTAGCTCGATAAGTGCAGCGTTGTGCCAAGCAAGCCATGAAGTGgattttaaatgcaaaatttaGAATAGTTTAGTGTTCTTTACTGGGGTCGGACACCTTGATTTGATCAACCCGTTGTCGAATAGGTTTTAAGCAGTATAACAATAGCAGAATAATACTAGCACAGCCAAGTAAAGATCGGTTCCAAAAGTGGTTCCGAGGTGTGATAGAAGATATACCGCTAGTAGTACGGTGCGGTTGCGTTCCGTGTTCCGGGAAGGTGCGTGTCGTAAGCTCATTGCATAAGAAACATCATTCAAGCAGATATACGTAGAAGCAAGAACCAACACCGTACACAAACGATACAGTGAATTGAATCAAGCATCGCTATCGAATTCCTGGACCTGGTCTGGATGTAAGGAAAGTCCACCGCGTGAATGGTTCATgccgaatgaaaaatgaaaacaaagtgAAGCATATCGTTTATTAGATTGGTAGAGGTAGAATTGAAAGCGGAACCCTTTTCAGACGCGGAGTACGCGAGAAGTAGAGAGAAAGTAGTGTACCGGTTGATGAGCGTCCGTTTTTAACTTATGAACCTAAACGAACCTGAAACAAGAGTGTCATCGTGGGACAGGAGAGCTGTGAAGAGCACACAAATCACCACAGGAATGGCAGACCAAGACGTATATTTTCTTGAATAATTTGATCACACGAATAGCCGAAGAGCATTATTGCTGGATTGCTGGATGACTCTTCTCGTAAATGAAGCGATAACCAGTACTATATACGCATAGAACAACGTCTACGTATTACCTAAACTTTATACACAAAATGTATGTATCAATTATATACATCTATTTTTATACGGGCATACGGTTTTTTGCGTGCCGCTCACTCACCGTGTGATGGgcgattttaatttttgtactACCAGTTGATGGAGACCAAACTTAACACAGTTTTCGTGTAGTTTTGTAGTTCCCTTTTCACGTCGGCGtcatcgccaccaccaccaacaacaacaggccAATCCACCGGGTGGACACGTCTCGTCTTGCATATCATACCATTGAATGACCAGGCAACAAAACAGCAGAGAAAATACAAACGATCAGACGATATATCTTATAGGcgctttccgttccgtttagTGTGTCCCTGGCAAGCACGGGAGCACTTCTTCCAACTCTTCGTCTTATTTGTCTTCCACGCACGTTGTGCAATTCTTGGttacttgtttgttttccccttCGCTTTTGGGCAGGAAAAGCGAAGGATACTGAGATGTTTGAATTGGATTCCCCTTTCCTTTTGAGCTGTGCCCagtgctgtgctgtgctgaTGGGTTTAATCTAGTAGGCCGTCTGCTTCTTGGGTTCATCGGGTTTATTGCTACACACGCCATATTAATGCTAACCGTAATATCAAACCTGTTTCACCTAGTTAAGCGATAAGCAAATAGGGTAATGCCACCCCCAGTCTACAGCAAACTAGCAATGCGAAATGCTAGAGAACATAAGCGATaaacgtgaaacaaaaacgtgTCAAACTGTGGAAATGAATGGAACAAAAtgatatatatacatataggGGATAAGAACAAGGTAGACTAAGAAGAGAATGCACTAATTGATTTTTACATacaaactcacacacgcgcgcgtagCATGATGGTAACATACGTACAGTCATATACATGGTAGTTTAAGGACGAAATGGATCAATAATGCTGGAACAGAGAACAGCGAGCCGACCGATAGATTGCTTCCAAGTGCAGCAAACACTAATTTGTAATCAGTTTCCTTCGGATCTTCCTACGAATAGCAGAGAGCGTACAACACCTGTATCGCTAGTCAGAAGCCAGTTTTACAACCCCactacagcaaaacaaacagacaaaccaCCTGAGAGATAACACACCGAGAACAGATGAATGGATTGATTAGGGCCATGTGCAACATGGTGCGAATTGGATCCTGTCCTGGAAAACAGCTAAACACAACCTCCTAAAACATATATACACCGCATATTTATGATGAGCATACGCACAGGCGTGCGTATCATGAAGAAAcattatatacatatacatattttgtaaaaaaacacacacgcaagtgGTGTAACGATTGAAACATCCTATCAGCTAAGCCCCCTTTCTATTGTGTAAGCCGATTTAAATGAtatatacaacaacaaaacactcgcTGTGGAAAGAACATAAAGAGAATATACGAATCGAAGGAAGCCCGTTGTTTTGCGTTGTTCTAAagaaatagagaaagaaagaaaaacaaaatgagatTATGGATTCAAGCTGGAGCGACAAGGAGGTTGCTATGAATCTCACGATCATTTCACCTTTCGTTCCCGCACACACCGCGAGCAGTGAGTTGATGCCGACTGCCAGAAAACATGGTCCCCTGGCATCGCATTCGTTCCCATTTCGTTCGACGACGGTGCCACAAAATCCCGCATTACGAAAAAATTCCACTCAATCCGCTTCGTTTTCCGATCCGAAGTAACAGGAGAACATGTTCGACATCTCATCGCTGAGGCTGAGAGTACACACCTAGCCGTTGTACCTTTTCACTCGCCTGCTGCGTGACCAAGCGGCAGCATCTGTTGTTATCAGCGAGGGGAAGAAGACGCTGATCAGCAGTGTGCGTAATCCGTTCGCGTGAGTGGGCAAAGGAGTAATTGAGCACACCTGCAAGCTGCATGGTAGCCTGGTAGCAAATGTACCCGGTGTCACTCGGCCGGCCGTTGCGAAAACCATtcgaaaagtttaaaaattgcaCTTGGTACATCGCAGGAGCCCATGCCGTACGCAGGTAACTGCGGGTGACACATTTATCTTTCCCATTCGTCAGGTGTGTCAATACGATTTGGTAAGCTGgacatgttttattattttatttttcaattaagtCAAATTGAATTGCTATACATTGGGGAGCGTCACGGAAAACAGGAgattcggttttgttgtttaattaaagcCTAGAAAACAAGCGTTCAATACTGTCATCATGCCTTAATTCGGATGGTTTTGATTTCTTATGTtgttaatcgatttttaacaCTGATCGCAGTTTGACACCGCTGACTTGAACGATCTGAAACCGATGCACACATGCGTCATCCACAGGGTCGCTTATCTGTATGTGTAACTGATAAGCGCAGCTTGCCCAGCAGGTACCCAGTTCAAAGTCTCCTGATCACTTTCGATCTACGGCTGGTGCTGTTAGCCGGTGTCATTTCTGATTTCACGATCGAAAGTGGTGTTGTGTATCGGTGTCTCTACTGCGAACGCTTCTCGATGGCCTCTCAGATACCGCGCGTCGATGTTGTTTTCCTGGCGTACAGTCCGGTTGCCGGAAAGGCCCCTTCGGTTACGCTGGACAGCATTTGTACGGTTAGTTTGTACGAGTTGCAGCGACATCTTCAGACGAAGCGTGCCGAACGGAACAGTATGGGTGTGGCGGCGTATAAACACTACAAATGGGTACGATGGGAACAATTCTTTTAAAACGTAAAGACCTTAAGTGCTAACGTTGTCCGTTTCCTTCGGTTTCACAGTACAATGCGGTGCTGGCAGAGGAACTACGAACGATCGGCAAAGGACAACCGCGACCATTGCTGCAGGCTTTCCATTGGTACATCGAAACCTCCAACAGCGATGCGTTCCGGATCGAGCATCAACAGTACGATGCAGTATCGCTAATAGTGGCGGCTGAGGTGGAACACTGGTACTGTGCTCGACCTGGCCACAGTGCCCAGGGTAGCCGGGCACGGATATCGTTCGGTGAACAATCGAACATTGCGATCGTGCCCCTGACGCCGAAAGTTGGCTCCAATCAGCCGCAGCTACGCCGACACCGATCGACAACTCTCGAAAGAATTCGAGAGGAATGTTAAAGCATCTCCGCGTTCTaattgtgttattttgttaCCCTGTGGCCCACATTGATCAAATAGGGCAAGAACATTGTGATCGTGTAATCATCTCCACCGCACACCACCTCGCTACTAAAGCCTATCAGATCTCACAACAATAAATCTTTTTATTATATCTCAATTATACACGTACGTCTCATAACGAGCCGCTGCTGCTAGCCGTACATTAACATTAGGTTCTTTGCCTTTTTACTGTGttctatgtgtgtttgtgtggcggGTTTTAGTGGGGGATCATTGggcgtttgtttgtgatcGGAACTATTGGTTACGAGTTTAGCTAGCTTCTGTCTGCTTACTACCTCATCATCTCATCGCACTTCACCGCTCCGTTTGCTTTTTGAGGTGAGCGAGGGAGGGAGAGATGATCTGCACTGCACATATCCACAGAGCAATAACGCACTATTGCCGGATATTTTCACTGGCCGTTTGTTTTGGTATCGATAGCCTTTCACCGAGTGACTTTTACACGCTCCTCTATACTGCGGTGTTGAAACCCATTTTGTAATAATACTTTTCACTAGCACaggaacgaaaacaacacatgAAAGATCgaagcacgaaacaaaaacggatAACACGATAAACGATAAATAGTACTTAAACAAACCAATTCACAAAAAAGAAGGACCGGGAGCTATCCCCGCAACATGGCCCCACGTTTCGGTCATTTGCTACGAACTCAATTGCGTTAACTAATTGTAAAGCTTTCGAAAGCACACCGAAAGATTGTTCGACTACTCGTCGGATGTTCcgaatgtttttgttcgaaCGCAACCTGCGGAGGTAATGTTTTGCCTCTTTCCGGAGGAGGAAGGTGTGGGGGGAGAAGGAATCTTTGGGATGTTTCCGGAGGAGTTCCCGGCATTTCACTTAGGCGCACGGTGAATCGGTCGACATTTCTTCCTCGACCGTGATGTACATGCCTTCCTCCTCGTAGGTGGAGTCGTGTTTCGCCAGAATTCTTAGAAGCGGACGCAACTTCAGCCACCACTGGTGCTTCGGGATGCGCTGCCTGGAATGGAATGGTGAAGTTTGCAATTAACAGGGACCTCTCCCCACTCGCGGTGAATACTTACATGAAGTTTGTTTCACCGATCAGCTCCTTCAGCGGGGAGAATTTGTACTGACGGCGCACAAGCCCAAGCAGACAGGCCGTTTGCGGGGACGTCGCCTTAATCGAACCGTCCGGCTGCGTGTTAGCCTTCAGCTGCTCCACCAGCCACTCGACGCACTTGGCCGCCATCTTGGTGCCCATGTTACGATCGAAGGGAGTCGGCGAACCACCCTGCTGCATGTGGCCGAGCACGTTCATGCGCGTGGAGAACAGACCCTTGCCTTCCTCCGAGTACAGCCGATGGATGAACTCGGTGTTATAGTTATCGGACGCTTTCTCATTGCGCAGAATGAGACCACGCTGGACACCGTCGCTCATCTTCGACGCCATATGATACACGTCTTGCTGCAGATCCTTGATCGTAAACTTCTCCTCGTAGATGTAGGCCGCGTCGGCACCACCGGCCAATCCCGCCAGCGTGGCCAAATATCCGCAGTACCCACCCATCGTCTCGATGACAAACACGCGCCGCTTCGTACCTTGCGCCGACTGGCGGATGCGGTCGCAGATCTCCGTGATCTCGTTCAGCCCGGTGTCGGCACCGAGCGAGAATTCCGTGCCGGGCATGTTGTTTGAGATGGTGGACGGAATGACGACGATCGGGATGCAGAACTCATTGTACTTGGAGCGCTGATCCGTAATTTGGCCAGCCGCATGGTACGCCTCGAACCCGCCCACGATCAGCAGTGCCTGGATGCCAAACTCCTTGAGCCGTGCGGCAATCTCCTTAAACTGACCCTCGGGCAGTGTGCGCTTCGTGCCGAGGAAGGCACCGCCCTGTCCCACCCATCCAGTCACGTCGGACCATTCCATCTTCTTGATGTGACCCGCCACCAAACCCTCAATGCCATCGTGAATGCCCATCACCGTATCGCCACGGTAGATGCAGTTGCGGACAAATGACCGTACTGCCGCATTCATGCCACAGGCCGGTGCCCCGATATGCATTACCGCCATCGTGTAGCCACCCACACCACGGCCCTGCTCGTCGAAAGCACTCTTCGGTGGCTTCAGGCGCGTCAGCATCTTGTACGTCTCGAGATTGCGTGCGAACGAACGACCGCGCAGTTGCACTGCCAGCTCCCAATTCTTATCCTCCATTGCTTTCGCCACCGCCTTCGTTCGCTGGACGCATTCCATCAGTGGGACTCGCACGGCCTGGTTACCGTCCAGCGATACAACGCACGGTTCCGTCTTGTCGTCCGCTTCCATCAGTGCCAGCACCGCTTCCGCACCCATCCGGCAACCCTACGAAGTGAAAGGAAGTAGTTGAGTGTTTATGTTGCAGAAAGGACCTGAGGTGAGTTACTTACCAGCACACGATCGAACGCACTCGGATTGCCACCACGCTGCACGTGACCCAGCACGGTGATGCGCGTGTCCTGCTGCAGTCGATCAACGACCACTTGCTTGACCTTCTCCGCCGTAATCGGATTGCCGTCCCGGTCGATTGCGCCCTCcgacacgatgatgatgttcaaACGCTGCCCGGCAGAACGCTCCTGTCGTCGTGATACGATGGGTGTGCGTTGACGATATAGAATGACAATATATCATTTAACGGTTTCGATTTTGGTATCGTTCGCTAAAGTACTGAACGGTGAGTGTGGAAGACGTGATGAGATGTAGGTATGATGTGACTCTGATAAAGGAATGCGGCTGAAGGGGTTAGCAAAAACGGTAGAAACGGGAAATGCATGCCCAAATGAAGGCAACAATAcacacgaaaagaaaaatatcttTCAGTGACGGATGTGACCGGGAGGACCGAATAAGGTTGGATTTTGCAGTAAATTCTACGCGATCTGAATAACTGAAATCTTTTTTGGATCCAATCACTGGCCGAAGATCGTAAATTATGCTAGtaaaagtgaaaggaaaaagcatatcacagcaacaaacaaacagctggCACAGCATTTTAACTAAGCATTGGCAGAACAACGGTGCAAGCAAAGAAGGATTTGAAGATAGAAGgctgattttttaaattctctAAGTGAAACGGACAATAGACTTCTTCAAGATCACATACAATTTGAAGTGATTCTTACTGAATTTTCCAAGCATCACTAGaaccaaaacacaaccatATTAAAGCTCTTACAAATAAAAAGTCTATCATCGATATAAAGCGAAACATAAGCTGGCTTAGTACACCAATGTAAGAAAACACATTGCTAACGAGCATGCTAACCTACAATGAGAAAACAATAACGTGAACTTGATGATGTGTATACGCTTTTGTAGTAATTCTGCAATGATAACGgaataatgatataaaatcTACATTTGCTGGCTTCTCTGGTATTATGTGCTACATTCGCTAGGTGAGACTTAAGCAAGTTTTCAAATGCTAACAAAGCACTGAAATAATCCATTTCTAACAAGCAACATGGTAAATAATAACGATTCTAGCTTCGTTTACTTCGTTCCGTCCCATTCCAGCAGTCATATCTATTCGTGAATGAGAAAGATAGACTTTCGCATAAAAAAATTCCTTTGAAACGTTAGTGGACCAGGACTTTGGAAGGGGAAAAAGGGGAATCCATTTGGAGGTCAGTTTTCACATCAGATATCAGGTATTAGTTCTCCTCGATCAGCGGATTTTGTTCAATCCCCTGAGGAAGGTTTCGGAGATGGGGAGAGGGTCTCTGGGGGGGGAGAAGAGacgatagtagtagtagtagtagtggtttttgttttgcgtacCTGCAGGATCTTCTTACATAGCTTTTCTGGCCAATTGTGGACAACGGGATCTTCCGGTATGAATACAAAGTCCGCCTCGCTAGCTAAAGCAGCCATTATGGCCAGGTAACTACAATGCACACAATAATAATGACGGTAGTAGTGATCAAGATGAAGAGAAATGCGTTATGGTTTTGGTAGCGATCAGAATTAAAGGGAAAGAAATGTGTACAACATTTAGTTAGATACGTTGACTTTTCAcacactcttttttttttggcgggtGGAAATTTGGACAGGCGGTGTACATATTTGTCTAAACCTGGGGAAGATCAGTGCAGATCACATTCGATTCCACGATTTCACCTGTCAAAGCAAACTCGTTCCGATCGTCTCCATCAAGAATTAGGACACCCTCTTGCAGTTAggataacaaataaaacaacgtaAGTAAAATGTCTTCGATACCCTTTTTCTTCTTACATTTGTAAATTCGATAGTTTGAGTGTGGCCTTATATTTTAGTTAACAGATATTTGCATATCTCTTTGCAATTCGACCAATCAGTTCTTGTGTATGGATGGATAGGCATTGGAAATATGAACATGACACGTGAACACTATTGAATGGACGTTCTTAATGTGACGGAAATCTAGAATTCTTCAACAGAAAGTTGGTTAAGTAATAGGAAAAcgacaaaattacaaaacaaaacacagcaatGTAAAATGTTGTAACAGCACGTAGAGTGTGGGGTAATGAAAGATGCTCATGCACACCCGAACAACCAGTTCAGAGTTTCGATGAGTTTCGCCAATCTGTGTGATCACCACGCGGTCATGATCGTGTGAGGTTCGTGCAATGAATGATCTTTGGAACTAGCAATAGCAATCCTGAACATCGCGTAAAACATCGAAGcggtggtgttgttttcttaaaGCGATAATTTGGAATTTTGAGCATAATTGTGAATGGGGGTATGATGTACGCTTCCGTTCGCTGTCCCCAATTTGCTTGCCTGTGTCAATTGCTTGCAGAGACGTTCCGGCCAATCGGGTTTCGGTGGATCTTCGGGAATGAAAATGTAGTCGGCCTCGACGCACAGACCGGCCACTACCGCCAGATAGCTGTGAAGAACATGAATAATGCATACGATATGGAGTGGAGCAATTTTGGTGTATGGCACGCTTATCTTATCGCTGATGATCAAGTGTCGCTTTCTTTACTTTGTACGggagctgtttttgtttcgc
This Anopheles marshallii chromosome 3, idAnoMarsDA_429_01, whole genome shotgun sequence DNA region includes the following protein-coding sequences:
- the LOC128715671 gene encoding ATP-dependent 6-phosphofructokinase isoform X1, coding for MSSQPVQRFIQFGAHKGKGIAVFTSGGDSQGMNAAVRAVVRMGIYVGCKVYFIREGYQGMVDGEDNIVEANWSSVSSIIHRGGTVIGSARCKDFRERAGRLQAAYNLVSRGITNLVVIGGDGSLTGANLFRQEWGSLLDELLASNRITQDQRIKYNSLHIAGMVGSIDNDFCGTDMTIGTDSALHRIIEAIDAIVSTAYSHQRTFIMEVMGRHCGYLAVVAGLCVEADYIFIPEDPPKPDWPERLCKQLTQERSAGQRLNIIIVSEGAIDRDGNPITAEKVKQVVVDRLQQDTRITVLGHVQRGGNPSAFDRVLGCRMGAEAVLALMEADDKTEPCVVSLDGNQAVRVPLMECVQRTKAVAKAMEDKNWELAVQLRGRSFARNLETYKMLTRLKPPKSAFDEQGRGVGGYTMAVMHIGAPACGMNAAVRSFVRNCIYRGDTVMGIHDGIEGLVAGHIKKMEWSDVTGWVGQGGAFLGTKRTLPEGQFKEIAARLKEFGIQALLIVGGFEAYHAAGQITDQRSKYNEFCIPIVVIPSTISNNMPGTEFSLGADTGLNEITEICDRIRQSAQGTKRRVFVIETMGGYCGYLATLAGLAGGADAAYIYEEKFTIKDLQQDVYHMASKMSDGVQRGLILRNEKASDNYNTEFIHRLYSEEGKGLFSTRMNVLGHMQQGGSPTPFDRNMGTKMAAKCVEWLVEQLKANTQPDGSIKATSPQTACLLGLVRRQYKFSPLKELIGETNFMQRIPKHQWWLKLRPLLRILAKHDSTYEEEGMYITVEEEMSTDSPCA
- the LOC128715073 gene encoding uncharacterized protein LOC128715073, whose product is MASQIPRVDVVFLAYSPVAGKAPSVTLDSICTVSLYELQRHLQTKRAERNSMGVAAYKHYKWYNAVLAEELRTIGKGQPRPLLQAFHWYIETSNSDAFRIEHQQYDAVSLIVAAEVEHWYCARPGHSAQGSRARISFGEQSNIAIVPLTPKVGSNQPQLRRHRSTTLERIREEC
- the LOC128715671 gene encoding ATP-dependent 6-phosphofructokinase isoform X2, with the protein product MSSQPVQRFIQFGAHKGKGIAVFTSGGDSQGMNAAVRAVVRMGIYVGCKVYFIREGYQGMVDGEDNIVEANWSSVSSIIHRGGTVIGSARCKDFRERAGRLQAAYNLVSRGITNLVVIGGDGSLTGANLFRQEWGSLLDELLASNRITQDQRIKYNSLHIAGMVGSIDNDFCGTDMTIGTDSALHRIIEAIDAIVSTAYSHQRTFIMEVMGRHCGYLAIMAALASEADFVFIPEDPVVHNWPEKLCKKILQERSAGQRLNIIIVSEGAIDRDGNPITAEKVKQVVVDRLQQDTRITVLGHVQRGGNPSAFDRVLGCRMGAEAVLALMEADDKTEPCVVSLDGNQAVRVPLMECVQRTKAVAKAMEDKNWELAVQLRGRSFARNLETYKMLTRLKPPKSAFDEQGRGVGGYTMAVMHIGAPACGMNAAVRSFVRNCIYRGDTVMGIHDGIEGLVAGHIKKMEWSDVTGWVGQGGAFLGTKRTLPEGQFKEIAARLKEFGIQALLIVGGFEAYHAAGQITDQRSKYNEFCIPIVVIPSTISNNMPGTEFSLGADTGLNEITEICDRIRQSAQGTKRRVFVIETMGGYCGYLATLAGLAGGADAAYIYEEKFTIKDLQQDVYHMASKMSDGVQRGLILRNEKASDNYNTEFIHRLYSEEGKGLFSTRMNVLGHMQQGGSPTPFDRNMGTKMAAKCVEWLVEQLKANTQPDGSIKATSPQTACLLGLVRRQYKFSPLKELIGETNFMQRIPKHQWWLKLRPLLRILAKHDSTYEEEGMYITVEEEMSTDSPCA